A region of Pontiella agarivorans DNA encodes the following proteins:
- a CDS encoding DUF4136 domain-containing protein, whose product MKNTAPFLLILSSLLLAGCSSLKVHSHQTAAFDFGPVQTYEWVQAPPKILTEEDTYMNKNLQIALNNQLVERGWTQVLSSAQADLQIVYYVKLREQLEFSGSPTQEESRLVGGFTYNTEKSNWRYNEQQSDLNVYNIEVGTLSLLIYNQKTGDPVWTGTLETRLDRSTPVEKQKKILQKIARRITAEIPN is encoded by the coding sequence CCGCCCCTTTCCTGCTCATCCTCTCATCCCTGCTGCTCGCCGGATGCTCCAGCCTGAAAGTCCACTCCCATCAGACGGCCGCTTTCGATTTCGGCCCGGTACAAACCTACGAGTGGGTGCAGGCACCGCCGAAAATCCTCACCGAAGAGGACACCTACATGAACAAAAATCTGCAAATCGCCCTGAACAATCAGCTGGTTGAACGAGGCTGGACCCAAGTGCTTTCATCCGCTCAGGCCGATCTTCAGATCGTCTATTATGTCAAATTACGAGAACAACTGGAGTTTTCCGGCTCTCCCACGCAGGAGGAATCACGCCTTGTCGGCGGATTCACTTACAACACCGAAAAAAGCAACTGGAGATATAATGAGCAGCAATCCGACCTCAACGTCTACAACATCGAAGTCGGCACCCTCTCTCTGCTGATCTATAACCAAAAAACTGGAGACCCCGTCTGGACCGGCACCCTCGAAACCCGGCTCGATCGCTCCACCCCCGTGGAAAAACAGAAGAAAATACTGCAGAAAATCGCTCGGCGAATCACAGCAGAAATACCCAATTAA